Part of the Mauremys mutica isolate MM-2020 ecotype Southern chromosome 1, ASM2049712v1, whole genome shotgun sequence genome is shown below.
CTCCCTAAGATGCTTCTGAACTCTGGCTGAGAATTAATCTCAGCGATTTTTGGTTGGCTTGATGGGGTCTCCTTTTATGTGTGGTGGGTAGTGTTCTTGTGTACCCTCAAAGGGGTGCCTAAAACCCTGTATATCCATCACATTCCAGATTGTGGTGGAATACATGGGCTTCTAAGGCAAACAAGGTTCTCAGTCTTCTGAAAAGTAGAACATCTACAGGATTGAAATCATCCTAACTAGGTCATATTCCCCCTGGACTATGAGCTTTTATTAATAAATTCACAGACCCTGTCCTTTCAGCATCTGCCTTCCCTATATAAGCTCATGTACCACTATCAGGCTGTACTAAAAGGGGAATTCCTCACTGCACCAGCAGAAATGGAAACTCCTCCCATgcatccaggggcagctctagccatttcgccgccccaagcacggcggcatgccgcagggggcgctctgccggtcgccggtcccgcggctccggtggacctcctgcaggcgtgcctgcggatgctccaccgaagccgtgggaccagcggaccctccgcaggcacgcctgcgggaggtccaccggagccgcctgcagcccaacaggcagagtgccccccgcggcatgccgccccaagcacgcgcttggcgtgctggggcctggaggcgCCCCTGCATGCATCTTCAGTGTTAACAGGATCTCTAGCAGTCTGGCTTAAGGACAACATTGTCTCATGGGCTGTGACAATGTGAAGAACAGGTTAGAGCTGCTCCTTTAACTACAGTAACAACCTCTAGAGAGAGTACAGGCTTGATGCATTTTGGAATAGAAATGTGCTGATGCTTCTCCATGAATTCCAGGGAGCTGGAAGACAGAAAAAAGATTCAGCATCTCTTGGCTTTGGTGGGAACAGACACAGGAGAAATTACTTATTTTCATAAGGAGCCTCCACACAAGGTAAGACCATTCATTGGGAATAGCCTGTTTCTCTGGCAGACTTTGCTTTGGGTTCAGCCCCTAGAAGCTTTACGCAGTGTGTTGCCACTGAGGAGCCAAAGAGACAAAACAGAACTATGGAGAGTGTTGCCAGAAAACATGGATGTTTGAATTCAGCTGGCTTTGTGTTGGTCTGATATGTGCTGTAATAAGCTAGCGATAGGACTAGAGACAAAGAGTGAGGCCTTCCCTCTGTTTTGGTAGTTAGTGCTGGGAAATCAGGGTTTCATTTCCTGTGCAGGAAAGCTGCAAAGGAAGTGTGTTGTCCTCCAGGTGAGCAAGTGTGACAGGTTTCAAGAGTGGTGACTCTCAGCAGCAGTGTGTTTATGGATCTGAAGTCTCATACACAAATCCTGTTTGACCAGAAAGGTCACGACTGATTCAGGGCATGAAGGGGGGGCAGTGTGAGACTTGAAATAATGGGCCACATTCTCTGCTGTTGTCTAGtccctcctgcaggctgccaaGTGGTGCCCAGCAAGCCTATATAGACTTCTTTTGTGTATGTAATTGCCTATTCATTTCTTTAAGTAGTGTGTTGTGTTGCTTGTTTTGGGGCTTGCCCATGAGGGCTGGGCttctgctttttttgtttgtgtttgttttaatttttcgcCGGAGAGCGTGATTGGCTCCCGGTTGTgtaatctgctttaaaaaaaaaagctttaaaaggtTGCTTGCTGCTCTCTGCACTGCTCAGGTTGTGCAAAAGTCCCTGAAAGCAGCCCTGAATTTACTTTGGTATGCGGGAGCTCTCAGTTGGTTCAGATAGTTTAACTGGCCCTGGCAAAGGGAGTGGGGAAAGGACATGTCCAGAGCTAATTCCTTACTGGCATACTGTGTCTTGGGGATTGTGGCCAGCTGGTGTAAACACTGGAGCTGGAGCCATTGCAGAAGTGCCATGAGAACAAGGGAACTGTATCAGCTCCCTGATGGCCGCTTTTTCTTCTTGCATTGAGTGGATCTCAGCACACAAGTTAGATCAGGATCAATAGCTGCACCAAGCAGTTAGTTCTTGCCTTTGATTTCTTCTTGGGTTTAAGTGGATGGGTATACGTAGATTTGTTGTATAAATGTTTCTCAGTGCGCCAGCTGGCAAGAGGGTAAGTGGAGAAGAAAGCACATTGTtgctcctcctttccctcccacaTCTGAATGCTGGATCTTCTGCTAAAGGCctaatcctgttcccattgaagtcaccagTCCCCAATCATTGAGAACTATACAGTGGTGTAAGAGGTGGAAAATGTAACATTCAAGCACCCCATCGTAGCGGGCATCTGCTCTCAATGCTGGTATTTCTTTTGCAAATGTCTTTACCTTGCTCCTGCTGCACCGATGGGCATGCTGCGCTTTTAAGTCTTTTTCCACACACCCTAGTGTTCATTCTTGATGACTGGGCTCAGAGAACAGAATGCAGGACGTTCAGGTAACAAATCTGTTTTTGCTCCTCTAGGTCACCGTTCCTCAAAAACCAATCAAATCCAGGGATCCACATGAACGGAGCGATACTTACACTTCCAGAACAGGTACCCCAAAAGTGACTTTCCATACCAGCCAAGAAGACAAGTACTTGGAGGGTGGCTAAATATCACAATAGTGCTGGATGTGTAAAAAGCATGCAGTCTCCAGGAGCTCCCCAAAGCCAGTGCTAGAATGTTTTCTGCAGTGACTCCTGCCGGAAGATGCTGTGGTGCAGTAGCTGCAAGCTCTCCCTTTCCTTTTCCTTCAGGCCAGCCAGCACACCTACAATATTCCCTGCTGGGCAAAGTCTCACACATAGGCTAGGAGAAAGGAGTAGAGTAGTTACAGAGCACATCACCAGCCACCGCCAATACCAGGAGTGAGCCGGCGTGACTTTGTGCACCCACAAGGGGGAAGAGACCTGTAAACCTCCCCTGCtggactttatcccctgagccctgtacccacCGAACCGAACTGAACTCCACCATGTGAGGGTCATCCTATCCCCATTACCCGGCCCGCTTATTTATACCCATGACTGTCTGTAACTtttttgtatgagtgatgtaccctcactgcttgctgactgtatcttgatctcacccaccgtataccccccCATTGGGGACATTGCAGACTGTATATGTTATGTGCTGTCCAATACCAAAATACTAGCAtccccctatactctgtatgtTACCCCCGATGACCAATAACTGACGTTTCAAACTCTCTGTATcatctatttttaaacattttctaataaacttttaaatctcaagtatcagaggggtagccgtgttagtctggatctgtaaaatcagcaaagagtcttgtggcacctgataaactataaggtgccacaagactctttgctgcttttaaatctCAATTAATCTTGTTCTTTGCAGCCGGCACTAAAAGAAGCACATCAAAGCCAGTAGCAAAAGGAGAGAAACCAGAAAGTCCTGAGAGATATCACAGAGACAATCAAACACTCTTACTGCAGGTAAAAGAGCATTTACTGATCAACAGATGCAACTTCTGCTTGTGCATGGTGTGACCCGTGGTGACACAGGGGTGCCTTCACTGGAAATGGCAAGGTCAGGGCacgctgcaaaagggagagcagattcTCCCATAGACTGGTGGCTAacactcaccaaccagtcacaaactgtgcttctgatcccccacattaGTTATCAAGGGGGGTAGGAATCACACAGCCCTCttactgcattccagttctctggctcccagtcagcactcGGTCCAGTACAATGAGgagttattttaaaactctgctcacatatacaaaatgttcttcttacCCAAAGTGACAGCCACCTTACTAggtcaaaaaaaaaacccaaaatgaggagtccttgtggcaccttagatacaccacaaggactcctctctttttttttttgcgctgatacagactaacacggctaccactgaaacctgtcaccttactaggtcagtataggtttggctcttacccaaaataccaaaCTGCCAGagaatcctttagtgtctaaaactaaacaTTTATTATAAAAGAGAACAAGATGAGAGTTGTTAAATGTAAAGCAATTTGGTACATACATCAGACTACAAAGTCCATGttgtatcaggttcttagcagtgttggtgagtttgctggcttgaaagtcactctggaacacatccacagcttggatgggtcattcagtcctttgttcagagcttcagttatagaaaagttactccagaggtaggaagcaggattgaaggcaaaatggagaagatgcagctcccTTTTGTATTCTTTTGCCGTAAGGCTTGcacttcctgtgttccaaacactggcttcacagcacatggaaaaaccttagagttctctgTCCATAGGCATATCCATACATGGCTTGCTGACTCATCAGGTGTGGTCCCTGATCTTTTAATTGGTTTATTGTACAGCTGAtgtcccttgatgggccatcaagcaggctaggtggtgctgatgccaatctgtctgggggtgtcatcCAGATGCATAGCAccagtttgaaatacagatataccatacatatctataactcataatacaGAGGTGATACAAAAAAAACAGATTATCATGCTTGGCAAATTGTAACATTTTTGTAGATACCTCACACAACATATCTGATCAGATtccttgcaattttataatattggtgACCACATATGGTGTTCCACATATTCCATACAATGTCACACATGGGTTTATACGACACAACATGCTGCTTGCCTATCCCCTCTATCCCTACATTGGGCATGCCCATCTCCCCTCTATGCTACCTTGGCAGTGCCTCCCACTTACTCCCAATCTATTTAGCTCTCTCTGCAGTGGACTTACAAAGGGGGTAAGGTTGGCAAGAAACAAGAATAGCATTTGGGTGATGagagcctgtagcagggtggatccctgctctggccctgaaggggttaaaaacagccctgggaaggggccgaggctcaagaaaacagcctttaggctgggctgattgggggaagtggctgcagctggggccatgccccaaactgagccagagggccttataagaaggccagggaagccagaagccaagacagtctctctctgccttcagagagagaagggcctagctgcagggagcttgagactggatacctgaggggagcagggctggggaaaggctgaggagctggggagctccagtctggaaagccccaggctgtggcctagcagagggccaacaggtactgggggttgcagggggcagcccagggctaggccaaggcagcaggtccaaacccctttgcctgtgatgagtaggctgatactgcagtctgccccagagtgtggggctagacaataactggcagtagccaatactgaggcaaggtggggatagagggtgggtgttccccaaggaggggaaacccagagagaaaggggttactgccaggggcagcaccccatgtgaaagggcaccgggtccagggagggacatgggggccagaggacaggcggatcaccggcctgcagagggcgctccagcgctggactgagctaattcccggagtcaccagcaggaggcgccgcaggggtgagtccggcccgtCTACAGAGCCctagggctgctctaaattacaacAGTGGCCAGGATTAGTGATGCACAAAAGGGACTTGAATTCATCTTTGCCCCTCCACTTTCCTTCCTGTGCCCAATGCAGGAAATGAATGAAGAATCTGACCCACCTTCTGTAAAGTGTCTCTCACACCAGGCAGGGAAATCTGTTACAGGAAACTTCTAGAGCGCCAAAGCAGATTACTCCTAACTTCAAGGCCTGCAGAGAAATTAGACCTATATAATAAAGCattacagggcagggggtgttttCTCACTGTGTGCCTAATCTGGAATTTAAACAGGACTctcaagcagggcagcatgcctgGTGTAGGATCTCACTCTATGCCTTCCCTGTGGGCCAATCCAGGTGGAGGCCCTGCAGGCTCAGATGGAAGAGCAGACCCGGTTATCCAAAGAGCAGCTTGATGCACTGCTAGAGGACAGGCGGATTCACATAGAAGAAGTGCAGGTCCAGCATCAGAGGGACCAGGACAGGATCAAAAGCCTAACAGATAAGTGAGTGCAAGAGAATGGTTCTGGTTTAATCATGGCAGGAAACGCAGAATATAAAAATCACCTACAGGTTTGCAACCTAATAGGCAGAAAAGCAGAGTATTTGGTCAGTTGCTTGGTATGTAATTGGAGATTGATTGAATAAATTACAAACTAAAAATCCTTTTTCATCCCTGGAGAACTTGGCCCTTGAAAATATGTGAGGGAAGCTCCTGGCCTCTCTCTTCCCATGCCCACCCCAACTCCCAGTGAGAATACAGGTGAATGATGAAGGGAATTGGGGAAGGCAGTGATATTATTACTTTAGTGCAATCCCTGTCTTCAGGCTCCATCAGACTCAAAACCTGCTGTATGAGAGTACGCGTGACTTCCTTCAGCTGAAGTTCGATGCACGAGCCAATGAGAAATCATGGATGGCAGAGAAGGACTGTCTGTTGAGGAAGCTTGATGTAAGTAGGGATCAGCTTATCATCAGCagggagccagagagagagaagaagaaggagagagacatcAAGCCAATTTCTCAAGCAGAGAGTGAAATTTGGAAAGCACAGAGTGGAGAACTCAAGGTAATTGCTGTTCCCTTGGAAAAGAAATCCACCTGTTTATGGATGGAGGTTTGAGAGAGTCTAGGATTGGATCTCACCATGGTGCTTTACTGAAAAACTGGTGTTCCTTGTTTTAGAGAGGGAATTCTCCATACCGGGATACATTTGTTATGCTGTCTGAAGCATAGAAAGATTCACTTTACAGGGGATGTTGTTGCTTATTGACTTTAAAGATAAAATGCTGTGTAGCTAGAACTCTTGTTAGTTTATAATGGCGCTCCAGGGATTTTGTCTCACAAGACTAATATCCCCCTCTCCTTCCGCACCCAAAACAAGCATGTAGCTCCTCAGCTTGTTCCACCTGCCAAGTGGCATATCGTTGCACAGCTCTCAAGCTCTTTATTAGGACTAGGTATTTCCAAACATGAAATGGGCAATCATCCTTTGGAATAAATTCTGTTGACTGCTGGCAGGAAGAACACACTCTGAGTTTTGCCTGCTGTTGTGAGAACACTGCTTTTTTGGGAATAACATTGCTCACAATTCTGCTGCTCCCATCCAGcagtctgttttgttttttttcttcatcaACTAATGTACTTGCACGGAGAACCATGGGAACTTGTACTGCCCTCATATTACATGTACCCATAATAGTTTACTAACCACAGTATAtaccaggggtagacaacctatggcacgcgtgctgccttcggaaaatcagagctgattttcagtggcactcacactgcctgggtcttggccaccggttaagggaggctctgcattttaatttaattttaaaagaagcttcgtaaacattttaaaaaccatatttactttacatacaacaatagtttagttgaaTATTATAGatatatagaaagagaccttctaaaaatgttaaaatgtattactggcatgcgaaaccttaaattagagtgaataaatgaagactcggcacaccacttctgaaaggttgccgacccctggtatatacCTAAAGTAATTGCTttatccaccactgaaatgcagccacctctgagatgGAGAGCAGCAACCAAACAGATGTGAGATGGGGAATTTTTGACTGAGGATAGTGGGACCAActcttgctattttttttaaaaagttgtgggTTCTAATGACTACATGGTGGATAGAACCAGGCTTGTTTTGTCCTTTAATGTCTCATCTGAACAGAGTTGCTCCTGTAATTTGAAGGAGTTTTTGCATACTTAGATCTCTAATCTTTCTTGTCTGGCTACCTGCACCAACTCCAATTTCTAGGGCTACTCATTTGGTTATTTTCTGCCATATCTCCACCAAAGAGCACTCACAGAGCTGTGACAATTGCCTTGCGCCCCACCTTTGTTCTTTAGGGAGGGAGGTGTTGTGCCTGCCTCCAGCATCTGTTAATCCTAATTATTTCTCTTGGGCTCCAGTCCTTACAGGAGCAGCTAACACAGGCACACCGATTGGCAGATATGTACCGAGAGCAGTGTGTTGCTCTGGAGGGTGAGCTGGCTAGAATTCGTGAAGAAGGAGATGTTGGCCGAGAGCTTTTCAAGGTAACTCCTCTGTCTGCAGCTGCAGGACGGGTTTGCAGCCTCTTGGGGTTGTCTGATTTCCCCTTCTCCATATTTGTGTTGTTGATGGTGCCCTTCCCTACAAATTCTATTGTGCTTTCCTATCCCCAGGAGCGCTCAGAGAAGATGGGGAAGCGTTTGCAGCTAATGACCCAACGATATGAGGCCCTGGAGAAACGGCGTAGCATGGAAGTGGAGGGCTTCAAGAATGATATCAAGCAACTTCGGCAGAGGTTGAAGGACATAGAGAAACAGCTCTTCAAGGTAATAATTGATCATCTTTGGGGCAAGGGCTGAGATGGAATTGGCTTGTGGGAGGGTTGAATATTCGGATCCTTGGAGCCTAAGTTATTGGAAATTCCTGTGTTTCCTCACTTGGGCCTTTGTAACATGTGGTACCTTTCAGTGTTATGGAAAGTTACAGGTTATATGTATATTGTGAAGAGAAAAATACTCATAGCTGTTAATTGAATAGGCATCCAGATTACTAGGGATTGGTATGATTATACAGTGGATGTAGTTAGGGCACCGAGTTATGCTGCTACTTTAATGCTTTTCATCTGatatctccaagcactttacaaaatctGATTCTTCCAACACCACTGTGAGGCAAGTATTGACTGCAGAAGTATATTCTGTATGGAGTGTTGCAGACCTGTTTGGCTTTTCTCCTGATGGTTCTAGAtactgattctgctctcagtgaagtcagtgagagctttGTCATCAACTTCAGTGTGAGCAGACCTGTGTACTTGGCGCAAAGAATTAAGGCTCAAAGTGCAGAAGTAAGCTCAGGTGGTCGTGTATAGAATATAATGATTTCTGGAATATCCTGCATAGGAAGGGTTATTCACATGGTACCACAAGGAATGGTTAACTTGCagaaattaagaaaagaaaaggaaatggttAATCAAATCCATGTCAATACCTAGTTAATTATTTCAGCCTAATTGTATTGTCCTGTTCTTATTACATACTTGACCAGAAGGGGGTGCATGAGTAAAATACAACATACAAGTGAGAAATAACAACCATGATCCTAAATCATTCTGGTTATTCTAGGTCAAAAAGAACTATTTGATAACCAAATGCAGTCTTCTGCCAAGGCAAGATATGATCCTCACTACCACCTGTAGAGGATGTCTCCTGAGACTACAATTGAGACTTAAGTACAAAAAAGCTGGGTAATAAGAAATATATAATTTGTCACATTTTAATGAGTCCTTTTAAATCATACTGGAAATGATTTCTTAAACAACTGACCATTTACTGATAGATTTCCGGTTACACTTTAGAGATCCCTCTTCCACTGCACTTGCAGGACACACCCACATGGTACTAACAAGACACCTACATTATCTACAATCCATCCTGGGGCTCCTTTCCATGTATGATGTCAGGGCAGCTCAGACACACTGTGGTTGTAGTTCCCCCTTGCTAGGCACAGTGAATCTCCTTGGACAGGATTGTTCTCTTCATAACTTTCTCCATATCATACACTATAGACCAAGTCtttctggttttatttttctctctctctctctctctctctctaggtgacCATGAACATTGGACCAGACCAGGACCTCGCAATTCTGCATGAGGTCCGCCAAGGGAACAGACGAACCCGGAAAATTCAAGGGGAGCTAAGAAACCTGAAGGCAAAAATCTATGGCTTGGAGAACGAGCTACGGATTTGCTGACATAGATGCATCACCCAGCACAATGGTGCACGGAACATGACCAGTGCTGGCTAGGATGGTCACATTCTCAAGAAAAACTTTCATAAATCTGCTTTCCGGCATCCTGTGACAGAAACTTCAGAACACATAACCTGCTGTGAATCAAGGGTATATCAGTGTGCTGTGGGGCTTGGATAGTTTGTAGAAATTAATGCtaggttgtgtgtgtggggaaattcCTTTCATCTTAGCATGCCTTGCTCTACTGCCCTTTCCTAGTAGATGGGATCATTTGTAGACTGTATCGAAGTCATCTTGTAACTTCTATAGTGTTTCCATAGGACATATTTACAGCCTCT
Proteins encoded:
- the CCDC77 gene encoding coiled-coil domain-containing protein 77 isoform X2 — protein: MDSSPGMSPTSKRLAAPRVSSRYTNSPAPSQGDSTPLPSISERLAFLRPSRELLEYYRKKIVEFDEEHEDLLKRLERYKGSYDEQHKLQWEMRQREQEIAELQKALSDMQVYLFQEREHVLRLYAENDRLKIRELEDRKKIQHLLALVGTDTGEITYFHKEPPHKVTVPQKPIKSRDPHERSDTYTSRTAGTKRSTSKPVAKGEKPESPERYHRDNQTLLLQVEALQAQMEEQTRLSKEQLDALLEDRRIHIEEVQVQHQRDQDRIKSLTDKLHQTQNLLYESTRDFLQLKFDARANEKSWMAEKDCLLRKLDVSRDQLIISREPEREKKKERDIKPISQAESEIWKAQSGELKSLQEQLTQAHRLADMYREQCVALEGELARIREEGDVGRELFKERSEKMGKRLQLMTQRYEALEKRRSMEVEGFKNDIKQLRQRLKDIEKQLFKVKKNYLITKCSLLPRQDMILTTTCRGCLLRLQLRLKYKKAG
- the CCDC77 gene encoding coiled-coil domain-containing protein 77 isoform X1 — its product is MDSSPGMSPTSKRLAAPRVSSRYTNSPAPSQGDSTPLPSISERLAFLRPSRELLEYYRKKIVEFDEEHEDLLKRLERYKGSYDEQHKLQWEMRQREQEIAELQKALSDMQVYLFQEREHVLRLYAENDRLKIRELEDRKKIQHLLALVGTDTGEITYFHKEPPHKVTVPQKPIKSRDPHERSDTYTSRTAGTKRSTSKPVAKGEKPESPERYHRDNQTLLLQVEALQAQMEEQTRLSKEQLDALLEDRRIHIEEVQVQHQRDQDRIKSLTDKLHQTQNLLYESTRDFLQLKFDARANEKSWMAEKDCLLRKLDVSRDQLIISREPEREKKKERDIKPISQAESEIWKAQSGELKSLQEQLTQAHRLADMYREQCVALEGELARIREEGDVGRELFKERSEKMGKRLQLMTQRYEALEKRRSMEVEGFKNDIKQLRQRLKDIEKQLFKVTMNIGPDQDLAILHEVRQGNRRTRKIQGELRNLKAKIYGLENELRIC